The region TGCTCCATGAAATCAAGCGCTTACGCGCCCTCGCCCTGACCGCTCACCAACTGCGGGACAGTTTGAAGAAGCCCAACAGCTGTCTGGACAGTGTCTGGGAGGACTTCCGCAACGCCCTGTGCGCCGAACCCTGTGTCATTGAGCTGGGCGAATTGAAAAGCGATCTGCTCGGTCCCTCAAAACGGCGCGCCAGCCCGAAGCGGGCTTAGGTAGCCCAGGGCTTCGCCCCGCCTTCGCCAACAAGAAAGCTGAACAAAATCTTTGAAATCCGCGTGAAACTGAACAAAATCTTTGAGTTCTGAACTTTTCCCAGGCCGTAAACGCGCGGGTCTCACGCGATAACGCAGGTGCTGGGAATTACCGGGCATAGCGTTCATGTGAGATCTCCAGTTGACCCAGTAGCCCCCCGGCAGGCTGATACTATTGCCCCGGATATCTATAAAGTATTTCTTTCACCACCATGAAACTTGCCACCTGGAACATCAACTCCCTTAACGTTCGTCTTCCGCAAGTCCTCGACTGGCTGCAAGCCAATCCGGTGGACGTGCTCTGCCTGCAGGAATTGAAGCTGACCGACGACAAGTTTCCGGTGGACGCTTTCACCCAGGCGGGCTATCACGCGGTCTGGGCCGGGCAGAAAACCTATAACGGGGTGGCGATTCTGTCGCGCCAGCCCGGAACGGGCATGATCCGGAACATCCCGGGCCTGGAAGATCCGCAGCAGCGCGTGCTGGCACTGACCATACCGGCGCCCGGCGGCGATATCCGCGTCATCTGCGCCTATTGCCCCAACGGCCAAGCCGTCGGCACCGATAAGTACGAGTACAAGCTGCGCTGGTTCGCCGCGATGCATGAATGGCTCAAGGGCGAACTGGACCTGCATCCGCGCCTGGCCGTGCTGGGCGACTACAACGTGGCGCCGGCCGACGCCGACGTCCACGATCCGGCCAAATGGGAAGGCCAGGTGCTGGTCTCCGGCCCGGAGCGCGACGCGTTCTTCGGACTGATCGACCTGGGCCTGGTCGACTCCTTCCGCCTGTTCGAGCAGCCGGAGAAAACATTCTCCTGGTGGGACTACCGGATGATGGGCTTCCGCCGCAACGCCGGCCTGCGCATCGACCACGTCCTGCTGTCGAATGCCCTGGCGCAGGACTGCACCGAATGCGTCGTGGACAAGGGCCCGCGCGGCAACCCGCAACCCTCCGACCACGCGCCGGTCATCGCCACGCTGAAAGCATAAACAAGCCGTACAGGACGCCGGAGCGGCATCAAGCCACCCTCCCCGCATCGGGCTGCTGGCCTACCCCCGGCCCACTCATGATGGTGATCCCGAGGTTGGCCAGGATATTCCGCGTCACGGCATCCGGCACATCCTCGGCATACACGGCGATATTCAAGGTGCGCGCGGTCTCCAGCACCGACACGGTCAGCTGCTGGCTACCGATACTGTGCGCCATCCCGCCGACAAAGCCACCACCCAGCTTCACATAAGCGAGCTGCAGATTATGCAGTTGGCTCAAGGCGTTGAACTGCTGCGCCAGGCGCCGCACGCCCACCCGCATCCCCGTCTTCACCGCCACCCGGCACAGCGCCGCCACTTCGGCATGGCGTTCAACCAGGGCATGCGCATCGACCTCGATCAGCAGTCGGCTGGCCTGCGCCCGCTTCTCCGCCAGGATACGCTCCAGCTGCAAGAGGAAATTCTGGTGCCCCAGCGACGGCATGGACAGGCGTATCGTCAGCTCGCCCGGATTCATCGTCAGCCAGCTCACCGCAAGCCGCACCGCCTGGATATCGCAATCGGCGGACAGGTCCAGACGTATCGCCGCCGGAATGAACAGCCGCGC is a window of Bordetella sp. N DNA encoding:
- the xth gene encoding exodeoxyribonuclease III encodes the protein MKLATWNINSLNVRLPQVLDWLQANPVDVLCLQELKLTDDKFPVDAFTQAGYHAVWAGQKTYNGVAILSRQPGTGMIRNIPGLEDPQQRVLALTIPAPGGDIRVICAYCPNGQAVGTDKYEYKLRWFAAMHEWLKGELDLHPRLAVLGDYNVAPADADVHDPAKWEGQVLVSGPERDAFFGLIDLGLVDSFRLFEQPEKTFSWWDYRMMGFRRNAGLRIDHVLLSNALAQDCTECVVDKGPRGNPQPSDHAPVIATLKA